Proteins found in one Pseudomonas sp. P8_241 genomic segment:
- a CDS encoding 2-oxoglutarate and iron-dependent oxygenase domain-containing protein: MNSLPVIDISPLYSNDQNAWQAVAAHIDRACRDWGFFYIKGHPISAERINALLDHAKHFFAQPCAEKLKIDITQTRHHRGYGAIATEQLDPSKPSDLKETFDMGLHLPLEHPDVLAEKPLRGPNRHPSLPGWEALMEQHYVDMQALAQTLLRAMTLALGIERDFFDSRFSEPVSVLRMIHYPPRHAASSDEQQGAGAHTDYGCITLLYQDAAGGLQVRNVKGEWIDAPPIEGTFVVNLGDMMARWSNDRYLSTPHRVISPLGVDRYSMPFFAEPHPDTRIECLPGCQDERHPAKYPTTTCAEFLLSRFADTYAYRREQEAV; encoded by the coding sequence ATGAACAGCCTTCCCGTCATCGATATCAGCCCGCTCTACAGCAATGACCAAAACGCCTGGCAAGCCGTCGCCGCACACATCGACCGTGCCTGCCGCGATTGGGGATTTTTCTACATCAAGGGGCATCCCATCAGCGCCGAGCGCATCAATGCACTGCTAGACCATGCCAAACACTTCTTCGCCCAACCTTGCGCTGAAAAGCTCAAGATCGATATCACCCAGACGCGCCATCATCGTGGCTACGGCGCCATCGCCACCGAACAACTCGATCCGAGCAAGCCGAGCGACTTGAAAGAAACCTTCGACATGGGTCTTCACTTGCCGCTCGAACATCCCGATGTGCTGGCAGAAAAACCCTTGCGCGGTCCCAACCGTCATCCGTCACTGCCCGGTTGGGAAGCGCTGATGGAGCAGCACTACGTCGACATGCAGGCCTTGGCGCAAACATTGTTGCGGGCAATGACTCTGGCGCTCGGCATCGAACGGGATTTTTTCGATTCGCGCTTCAGCGAGCCGGTCAGCGTCCTGCGCATGATCCACTACCCGCCGCGCCATGCCGCCAGTTCCGATGAGCAACAAGGCGCCGGCGCCCACACCGATTACGGCTGCATCACGCTGCTCTACCAGGATGCCGCCGGTGGCCTGCAAGTACGCAACGTCAAAGGTGAATGGATCGACGCGCCGCCGATCGAAGGTACGTTCGTGGTCAACCTCGGCGACATGATGGCGCGTTGGAGCAATGACCGTTACCTGTCGACGCCGCACCGGGTGATCAGCCCGCTCGGTGTGGACCGCTATTCGATGCCCTTCTTTGCCGAGCCACACCCCGACACTCGGATCGAATGTCTGCCCGGTTGTCAGGATGAGCGGCATCCGGCGAAATATCCGACCACCACTTGCGCCGAATTCCTGCTCTCGCGTTTCGCTGATACCTACGCCTATCGACGGGAACAGGAAGCCGTGTAA
- a CDS encoding SDR family oxidoreductase, translating to MSTAKNALIIGASRGLGLGLVKTLLADGWQVTATVRNPQNAEALQALGKVRIEKLDMDDQQAVLALSQQLNGEVFDLLFVNAGVKGPDVQTPNGGATMAEVGQLFFTNAVAPINLAQHFVGQLRPDTGLLAFMSSVLGSVTMPDAPELALYKASKAALNSMTNSFVTQLGDTRLTVLSLHPGWVKTDMGGEGADIDVDTSTRGLVDQVNAFVGKGGHHFINYRGETIPW from the coding sequence ATGTCCACGGCAAAAAACGCACTCATCATTGGTGCCTCTCGCGGGTTGGGCCTCGGCCTGGTGAAAACCCTGCTGGCCGATGGCTGGCAAGTCACCGCTACCGTACGCAATCCACAGAATGCCGAAGCCCTGCAGGCGTTGGGCAAGGTGCGGATCGAAAAACTCGACATGGACGATCAGCAAGCCGTGCTTGCCCTGAGCCAGCAACTCAATGGCGAGGTATTTGACTTGCTGTTCGTCAATGCCGGCGTCAAAGGCCCGGACGTTCAAACGCCGAACGGTGGGGCAACGATGGCCGAAGTCGGTCAGCTGTTTTTTACCAATGCCGTGGCGCCCATCAACCTGGCCCAGCACTTTGTCGGGCAGCTTCGTCCCGATACTGGCCTGCTGGCATTCATGAGTTCGGTGCTGGGCAGCGTGACCATGCCCGACGCGCCGGAGCTGGCGCTGTACAAGGCCAGCAAGGCGGCGCTGAATTCGATGACCAACAGCTTTGTCACTCAATTGGGCGACACCCGACTTACCGTGCTGTCGTTGCATCCGGGCTGGGTGAAAACCGATATGGGCGGTGAAGGCGCGGATATCGATGTGGACACCAGCACGCGCGGCCTGGTCGATCAGGTGAATGCGTTTGTTGGCAAAGGTGGGCATCACTTCATCAATTACCGGGGTGAGACCATTCCCTGGTAA
- a CDS encoding zinc-binding alcohol dehydrogenase family protein has protein sequence MKAIAYYASLPISDEKALQDIELPEPVAGTRDLLVEVKAISVNPVDTKVRQNVQPENGAAKVLGWDVAGVVKSVGSEVTLFKAGDKVFYAGSIARAGGNSELHVVDERIVGHMPKTLGFAEAAALPLTAITAWELLFERLQVREGETDEGQRLLIVGAAGGVGSILVQLAKQLTGLTVIGSASRPQTQSWVKALGADLVIDHNLPLSEALKQAGIDQVTHVASLTQTDQHLDQLVEALAPQGKLALIDDPKSLDVTKLKRKSLSLHWEFMYTRSLFETDDMIEQHKLLNRVAQLIDAGTLKTTVGEHFGTINATNLRRAHALLESGKSKGKIVLEGF, from the coding sequence ATGAAAGCCATTGCCTACTACGCCTCATTACCGATCAGCGACGAAAAAGCCCTGCAAGACATCGAGCTGCCGGAACCGGTCGCCGGCACTCGCGACCTGCTGGTGGAAGTCAAAGCCATTTCCGTAAACCCGGTGGACACCAAGGTTCGCCAGAACGTCCAGCCTGAAAACGGTGCCGCCAAGGTGCTGGGCTGGGACGTGGCCGGCGTGGTCAAGTCCGTCGGTAGCGAAGTCACGTTGTTCAAGGCCGGCGACAAGGTGTTCTACGCCGGTTCCATCGCTCGCGCTGGCGGCAACAGCGAACTGCACGTGGTGGATGAACGCATTGTTGGGCATATGCCGAAAACCCTCGGCTTCGCCGAAGCCGCCGCGCTGCCGTTGACCGCCATTACCGCCTGGGAACTGCTGTTCGAACGCCTGCAAGTGCGCGAAGGAGAAACCGACGAAGGCCAGCGTTTGCTGATCGTCGGTGCCGCAGGCGGCGTGGGTTCGATTCTGGTGCAACTGGCCAAACAACTCACCGGTCTGACCGTCATCGGCAGCGCTTCGCGACCGCAAACCCAGAGCTGGGTGAAAGCACTTGGCGCCGATCTGGTCATCGATCACAACCTGCCCTTGAGCGAAGCACTCAAACAGGCCGGCATTGATCAGGTGACCCACGTTGCCAGCCTGACCCAGACCGACCAGCACCTGGATCAACTGGTCGAGGCATTGGCGCCCCAAGGCAAACTGGCGCTGATCGATGATCCCAAGTCGCTGGACGTGACCAAGCTCAAACGCAAGAGCCTGTCGTTGCACTGGGAGTTCATGTACACCCGCTCGCTGTTTGAAACCGACGACATGATCGAGCAGCACAAACTGCTTAACCGAGTCGCCCAGTTGATTGACGCCGGTACACTGAAAACCACGGTCGGGGAACACTTCGGCACGATCAATGCCACGAACCTGCGCCGAGCCCATGCGCTGCTGGAAAGCGGAAAATCCAAGGGCAAGATTGTGCTGGAAGGGTTCTGA
- a CDS encoding LysR family transcriptional regulator: MLRFDDLQLFVRAADLGSLSAAARGMDMSPAVASAALKRIEQQLGARLLARSTRSLRLTAEGEGFLEYARAALSNLDEGRRLLASGQDQVSGVLQLSAPSDFGRNLLLPWLDEFQREHPKLTVRLLLGDRIADLFRQPVDIALRYGEPEDSSLVALPIAPQNRRVLCAAPEYLARHGEPRHLEQLAQHNCLLYMLGSRVHDHWRFHDGKREVGLTVSGDRFSDDADVVRLWAVAGAGIAYKSWLDVAGDVLAGRLTVLLPELLCERAPLNLLCAHRAQLSKPVNLLREMLASRCSRLSVHFPGLTAIDD; this comes from the coding sequence ATGCTACGTTTCGATGACTTGCAGTTGTTTGTCCGGGCGGCGGACCTGGGCAGTCTGTCTGCTGCCGCAAGGGGCATGGACATGTCGCCGGCGGTGGCCAGTGCAGCATTGAAGCGAATTGAGCAGCAACTCGGTGCCCGGTTGCTCGCCCGCTCGACCCGCAGCCTGCGCCTGACCGCCGAAGGTGAAGGCTTTCTTGAATACGCCCGGGCAGCGTTGAGCAATCTTGACGAAGGCCGGCGTCTGTTGGCCAGCGGTCAGGATCAGGTCAGTGGCGTCTTGCAGTTATCGGCGCCGTCGGACTTCGGGCGCAATTTGCTGTTGCCCTGGCTGGACGAGTTTCAGCGCGAGCATCCGAAACTTACCGTGCGCTTGTTGCTGGGTGACCGTATCGCTGATTTGTTTCGCCAGCCTGTGGATATTGCCCTGCGCTATGGCGAGCCGGAAGACTCCAGCCTGGTAGCCCTGCCAATCGCCCCGCAGAACCGTCGCGTGCTGTGCGCGGCGCCGGAGTACCTGGCCCGGCATGGCGAGCCGCGGCATCTGGAGCAGTTGGCGCAGCACAATTGCCTGTTGTACATGCTGGGCAGTCGCGTTCACGACCATTGGCGTTTTCACGACGGCAAGCGAGAGGTCGGCCTGACCGTCAGCGGTGATCGTTTCAGCGACGACGCCGATGTCGTGCGGCTGTGGGCCGTGGCCGGTGCCGGTATCGCTTACAAATCCTGGCTGGATGTGGCCGGTGATGTCCTTGCCGGTCGCTTGACAGTGCTGCTGCCCGAATTGCTTTGTGAGCGTGCACCACTGAATCTGTTGTGCGCCCATCGCGCACAATTGAGTAAGCCCGTGAACTTGTTGCGAGAAATGCTGGCCAGTCGATGCAGCCGCTTGAGCGTTCATTTTCCGGGGTTGACGGCTATCGACGATTAG
- a CDS encoding BMP family ABC transporter substrate-binding protein: protein MHKRPLKKLLCAVAAAIGLSASLTANAADPLKVGFVYIGPIGDHGWTYQHEQGRKELVEKFGDQITTNYVENVAEGADAERVIRNMAKDKYDLIFTTSFGYMNPTLKVAKQFPKVTFEHATGYKQDKNLGTYLARTYEGRYVGGFLAAKMTKTKKVGYVASFPIPEVIRDINAIQLALNKYNPGTEIKVVWVNSWFDPGKEADAANALIDQGVDVVFQHTDSPAPIQAAERRGVYAVGYASDMAHFGPKAVLTSIVNDWGPHYIQATQSLIDHTWKPQDYWGGLKEGTVELPISDLVPAAVKTEAEQIIADIKSGALHPFTGPIKDQAGVEKIPAGVSATNAQLASMNYYVEGMKAEMPK from the coding sequence ATGCACAAACGTCCGTTGAAGAAGCTGCTTTGCGCCGTTGCGGCGGCCATCGGTCTGAGCGCCAGTCTGACCGCGAATGCGGCCGACCCGCTGAAAGTCGGCTTCGTCTATATCGGCCCGATCGGTGACCACGGCTGGACGTATCAGCATGAACAGGGGCGCAAGGAACTGGTTGAAAAATTCGGCGACCAGATCACCACCAACTATGTGGAAAACGTCGCCGAAGGGGCCGATGCCGAGCGGGTGATCCGCAACATGGCCAAGGACAAGTACGACCTGATCTTCACCACGTCCTTCGGCTACATGAACCCGACACTGAAGGTCGCCAAACAATTTCCCAAAGTGACCTTCGAACACGCCACCGGCTACAAGCAGGACAAAAATCTGGGCACCTACCTGGCGCGTACCTATGAAGGTCGCTACGTCGGCGGTTTCCTTGCGGCGAAGATGACCAAGACCAAAAAGGTCGGCTACGTCGCCTCGTTCCCGATTCCGGAAGTGATCCGCGACATCAACGCCATCCAACTGGCTCTGAACAAATACAACCCTGGCACCGAAATCAAAGTCGTGTGGGTCAACTCCTGGTTCGATCCGGGCAAGGAAGCCGACGCAGCCAACGCGCTGATTGATCAGGGCGTGGACGTGGTGTTCCAGCACACCGACAGCCCGGCGCCGATCCAGGCAGCCGAGCGTCGCGGTGTGTACGCCGTGGGCTACGCTTCGGACATGGCGCACTTCGGGCCCAAAGCGGTGCTGACCTCCATCGTCAACGACTGGGGTCCACACTACATCCAGGCGACCCAAAGTCTGATCGACCATACCTGGAAACCCCAGGATTACTGGGGTGGCTTGAAAGAAGGCACGGTTGAACTGCCGATCAGCGATCTGGTGCCGGCTGCGGTAAAAACCGAAGCCGAGCAGATCATCGCTGACATCAAGAGCGGTGCCCTGCATCCGTTTACCGGACCGATCAAGGATCAGGCCGGCGTCGAGAAAATACCGGCAGGCGTGAGCGCGACCAATGCGCAGCTGGCGTCGATGAATTACTACGTGGAAGGCATGAAGGCCGAGATGCCGAAGTAA
- a CDS encoding ABC transporter permease yields MDIDLLSNIFYAMIRCGTPLLLVALGELICEKSGVLNLGQEGMMLLGAVTGFIVAFSTGNLWLGVLLAMLAGMLLSSLFALVALVFNANQVATGLALTIFGVGLSTFIGAAWVGKPLAGFEPLAIPYLSEIPLIGRMLFAQDLLVYLSFALFALVAWVILKSRVGLIIQAVGENPDAASAMGLPVLAVRTLAVLFGGAMAGLAGAYLSLAYTPMWAENMSAGRGWIALALVVFASWRVWRLLLGAYLFGLASILHLVAQGLGLAIPSSLLAMLPYVATIVALVLLSRDALRTRLFAPVSLGQPWQAGH; encoded by the coding sequence ATGGATATCGATCTGTTGAGCAATATTTTCTACGCCATGATCCGCTGCGGTACGCCGCTGCTGCTGGTGGCACTGGGTGAACTGATCTGCGAGAAAAGCGGCGTCCTCAATCTGGGCCAGGAAGGCATGATGCTGTTGGGTGCGGTGACCGGTTTTATCGTCGCATTCAGCACCGGCAATCTTTGGCTCGGCGTGCTGCTGGCGATGCTGGCCGGGATGCTCTTGTCGTCGCTGTTCGCATTAGTGGCGCTGGTATTCAATGCCAATCAGGTCGCGACCGGCCTGGCGTTGACGATCTTCGGAGTGGGTCTGTCGACTTTCATAGGCGCAGCGTGGGTGGGCAAACCCCTGGCGGGATTCGAACCCTTGGCAATCCCTTATTTGAGTGAAATCCCGTTGATCGGGCGAATGCTGTTTGCCCAGGACCTGCTGGTGTATTTGTCTTTCGCACTGTTTGCGCTGGTGGCCTGGGTGATTCTGAAAAGCCGCGTCGGTCTGATTATCCAGGCAGTCGGGGAAAACCCGGACGCGGCCAGTGCCATGGGCTTGCCGGTATTGGCGGTACGTACATTGGCTGTGCTGTTTGGTGGGGCGATGGCCGGGTTGGCCGGGGCGTACCTTTCCCTCGCCTACACACCGATGTGGGCAGAAAACATGAGTGCCGGGCGTGGCTGGATTGCCTTGGCGCTGGTGGTGTTTGCCAGTTGGCGAGTCTGGCGTTTGCTGCTGGGTGCTTACCTGTTCGGACTCGCCAGCATCCTGCACCTGGTGGCGCAGGGGTTGGGGCTGGCGATACCGTCGAGTCTGCTGGCGATGCTGCCGTATGTGGCGACGATTGTGGCGTTGGTGTTGCTGTCCCGGGATGCGCTGCGTACTCGGTTGTTCGCGCCGGTTTCGTTGGGGCAGCCCTGGCAGGCCGGGCACTAG
- a CDS encoding ArsR/SmtB family transcription factor, translated as MEHAPCISQIATLLADPKRSAMMWALMDGSARQTEDLALLAGLSPSSASAHLGRLSAGGLLKVEIRGRKRFFRLSAPEVGAAIEALASATLASTPQDIPQIFKRAAPLAKPQVVRSSLLSARLCDNHLGGTLAADLYQRLLDAGWIEQFERRVTITLKGSTELAARGVYIQALAHHNGRAACACPDWSERRPHLGGSLGAALLQLFMQSGWLTLPNDSRALQVTAIGQREIHRLATQGELEMAL; from the coding sequence ATGGAACATGCACCTTGCATCAGCCAGATCGCCACATTGCTGGCTGACCCAAAGCGCAGCGCAATGATGTGGGCTTTGATGGATGGCTCGGCGCGGCAAACCGAAGACCTGGCCTTGTTGGCCGGCCTCTCACCGTCTTCGGCCAGTGCACACCTGGGGCGTTTGTCCGCCGGAGGTCTGTTGAAAGTTGAAATCCGAGGGCGCAAGCGTTTTTTCCGCCTCTCGGCTCCGGAGGTCGGTGCGGCGATCGAAGCACTGGCCAGTGCGACGCTGGCCAGCACGCCCCAGGACATTCCGCAGATTTTCAAGCGCGCCGCTCCGCTGGCCAAACCTCAGGTGGTGCGTTCGTCATTGTTGAGCGCGCGGCTTTGCGACAACCATTTGGGCGGGACGCTGGCTGCTGATCTGTATCAGCGTTTGCTGGATGCCGGCTGGATCGAGCAGTTCGAAAGGCGTGTGACGATCACCCTCAAGGGCTCCACCGAATTGGCAGCACGCGGTGTCTACATTCAAGCACTGGCGCATCACAACGGCAGGGCTGCGTGTGCCTGTCCTGACTGGAGTGAAAGACGTCCGCACCTGGGGGGATCATTGGGGGCTGCGTTATTGCAGCTGTTCATGCAGTCCGGCTGGTTGACGCTACCGAACGACTCACGGGCCTTGCAGGTCACCGCCATCGGACAGCGGGAAATCCATCGGCTCGCCACACAAGGCGAACTGGAAATGGCGCTGTAG
- a CDS encoding 8-oxoguanine deaminase has translation MPATRTWLKNPLAIFTSNELDARGGLVLQDGVIVEVLGVGQQPSAPCNEVFDAREHVILPGLINTHHHFYQTLTRAWAPVVNQPLFPWLKTLYPVWARLTPEKLALATKVALAELLLSGCTTAADHHYLFPEGLENAIDVQVESVRELGMRAMLTRGSMSLGEKDGGLPPQQTVQEGQVILDDSQRLIAEYHERGDGAQIQIALAPCSPFSVTPEIMSASAELANKLDVRLHTHLAETLDEEDFCLQRFGLRTVDYLDSVGWLGPRTWLAHGIHFNPDEIARLGDAKTGICHCPSSNMRLASGICPSIDLTDAGALLGLGVDGSASNDASNMMLEARQALYIQRLRYGAEKITPERVLGWATKGSASLLGRTDIGELAVGKQADLALFKLDELRFSGSHDPVSALLLCGADRADRVMVGGKWRVIDGQVEGLDLKGLIADHSQAARQLISGV, from the coding sequence ATGCCTGCGACCCGTACCTGGTTAAAAAATCCCCTCGCCATTTTCACCTCCAACGAGCTCGATGCCCGTGGCGGCCTGGTGCTGCAAGACGGTGTAATCGTCGAAGTGCTCGGCGTCGGCCAGCAACCGTCCGCGCCATGCAATGAAGTGTTCGATGCCCGCGAACATGTGATCCTCCCGGGCCTGATCAACACCCATCACCATTTCTACCAGACCCTGACCCGTGCCTGGGCGCCAGTGGTCAATCAGCCGTTGTTCCCATGGCTGAAAACCCTCTACCCGGTCTGGGCACGCCTGACCCCGGAAAAACTCGCCCTCGCCACCAAAGTCGCCTTGGCCGAATTGCTGCTGTCCGGCTGCACTACCGCCGCCGACCACCATTACCTGTTCCCCGAAGGCCTGGAAAACGCGATTGACGTGCAAGTCGAAAGCGTCCGCGAACTGGGCATGCGCGCCATGTTGACGCGCGGTTCGATGAGCCTCGGCGAAAAGGACGGCGGCCTGCCACCCCAGCAAACGGTGCAGGAAGGTCAGGTGATTCTCGACGACAGCCAGCGCCTGATCGCCGAGTACCACGAACGCGGCGACGGTGCGCAGATCCAGATCGCCCTGGCGCCCTGCTCGCCGTTCTCGGTGACGCCGGAAATCATGTCCGCCAGCGCCGAACTGGCCAACAAACTCGACGTGCGCCTGCACACGCACCTGGCCGAAACCCTCGACGAAGAAGACTTCTGCCTGCAGCGTTTCGGCCTGCGGACCGTGGATTATCTGGACAGCGTCGGCTGGCTCGGCCCACGCACCTGGCTGGCCCACGGCATCCACTTCAACCCGGACGAAATCGCCCGCCTCGGCGACGCCAAAACCGGTATCTGCCATTGCCCGAGTTCTAACATGCGTCTGGCTTCGGGCATCTGCCCAAGCATTGACTTGACCGATGCCGGCGCCCTGCTTGGCCTGGGTGTGGACGGGTCGGCGTCCAATGATGCGTCGAACATGATGCTTGAAGCGCGTCAGGCGCTGTACATCCAGCGCCTGCGTTACGGCGCCGAAAAGATCACGCCAGAGCGCGTGCTGGGTTGGGCGACCAAGGGGTCGGCCAGTCTGCTGGGACGGACCGATATCGGCGAACTGGCCGTGGGCAAGCAGGCCGACCTGGCATTGTTCAAGCTTGATGAGCTGCGCTTCTCCGGCAGCCATGATCCGGTCTCGGCATTGCTGCTGTGCGGTGCGGATCGCGCGGATCGGGTGATGGTCGGTGGCAAATGGCGAGTGATTGACGGGCAGGTTGAAGGGCTGGATCTGAAGGGATTGATTGCCGATCACAGCCAGGCGGCTCGGCAGTTGATCAGCGGCGTCTGA
- a CDS encoding calcium:proton antiporter produces the protein MLSVLKQETFLLLALIAAVVAYPLEHWMLHSGQAVALTAGLVLIAFIVAASMRVAHQAELLAEKVGDPYGTMILTLAAVLVEVVILAIMMSNEASATLVRDTIYSAVMLDINGILGLAALMGGLKHGEQSYNDDSARSYGVMILTAMGVSMVVPEFIPEANWKLYSAFTIGAMVVLYALFLRMQVGPHSYFFSYSYPDKRRRKEPGEEPQPVNLTLSIGLLVFGVVVIGALAEVMSKTLDLGLEGTGAPPVITAILVAAISAAPEILTALRAALANRMQSVVNIALGASLSTVILTVPVMEAMALYTGQPFQMAMTPVQTVMIFITLIVSAINLNDGETNAIEGMTHFVLFATFIMLSLLGL, from the coding sequence ATGCTCTCTGTTCTCAAGCAAGAAACCTTTCTGCTGCTGGCCCTGATTGCCGCCGTGGTGGCCTATCCGCTGGAGCACTGGATGCTCCACAGCGGTCAGGCTGTTGCATTGACCGCCGGGCTGGTGCTGATCGCGTTCATCGTCGCGGCCTCCATGCGCGTGGCCCATCAGGCTGAACTGCTGGCGGAGAAAGTCGGCGATCCCTACGGCACGATGATCCTGACCCTGGCCGCCGTGCTGGTGGAAGTGGTGATCCTGGCGATCATGATGAGCAATGAAGCGTCGGCCACGCTGGTGCGTGACACGATTTACTCGGCCGTGATGCTCGACATCAACGGCATCCTTGGCCTGGCCGCATTGATGGGCGGGCTCAAGCATGGCGAGCAGTCCTACAACGATGATTCTGCGCGTAGCTATGGGGTGATGATTCTCACGGCCATGGGCGTGTCGATGGTGGTGCCGGAGTTCATTCCAGAAGCCAACTGGAAGCTTTATTCCGCGTTTACCATCGGCGCAATGGTGGTGCTGTACGCTTTGTTTTTGCGCATGCAGGTCGGTCCGCACAGCTATTTTTTCAGTTACAGCTACCCGGACAAACGCCGCAGGAAAGAGCCAGGCGAAGAACCTCAGCCGGTCAATCTGACGCTGTCCATCGGGCTGTTGGTATTTGGCGTGGTGGTGATTGGCGCGCTGGCCGAGGTAATGTCCAAGACCCTCGACCTGGGCCTGGAAGGAACGGGTGCACCGCCGGTGATCACGGCGATTCTGGTCGCGGCGATTTCAGCGGCGCCGGAAATTCTGACCGCGTTGCGCGCCGCGTTGGCCAATCGCATGCAGTCGGTGGTGAACATCGCGTTGGGGGCGTCGCTGTCGACGGTGATCCTGACGGTCCCGGTGATGGAAGCGATGGCGCTCTACACCGGCCAGCCCTTTCAGATGGCGATGACCCCGGTGCAGACCGTGATGATTTTCATCACCCTGATCGTCAGCGCGATCAACCTCAACGACGGCGAAACCAACGCTATCGAAGGCATGACGCATTTTGTTTTGTTTGCGACGTTCATCATGTTGTCGCTGTTGGGTCTTTAA
- a CDS encoding adenosine deaminase: MYDWLNALPKAELHLHLEGSLEPELLFALAERNKIALPWSDVDTLRKAYAFNNLQEFLDLYYRGADVLRTSQDFYDLTWAYLLRCKQQNVVHTEPFFDPQTHTDRGIPFEVVLNGIAAALKDGEQQLGITSGLILSFLRHLSEEQAQKTLDQALPFRDAFVAVGLDSSEMGHPPSKFQRVFDRARGEGFLTVAHAGEEGPPEYIWEALDLLKIQRIDHGVRAIEDERLMQRIIDEQIPLTVCPLSNTKLCVFDHMSQHNILDMLERGVKVTVNSDDPAYFGGYVTENFHALHTHLGMTQDQAKRLAQNSLDARLVKP; this comes from the coding sequence ATGTACGACTGGCTGAACGCCCTGCCCAAGGCAGAACTGCACCTGCACCTGGAAGGCTCGCTGGAGCCCGAGTTGCTATTTGCCCTGGCCGAACGCAACAAGATCGCCCTGCCGTGGAGCGATGTCGACACCTTGCGCAAGGCCTACGCCTTCAACAATCTTCAAGAGTTCCTCGACCTCTATTACCGAGGGGCCGACGTGCTGCGCACCTCCCAGGATTTCTACGACCTGACCTGGGCCTACCTGCTGCGCTGCAAACAGCAGAACGTTGTTCACACCGAGCCGTTCTTCGATCCGCAGACCCACACCGACCGTGGCATTCCATTCGAAGTGGTGCTCAATGGCATCGCCGCCGCGCTCAAGGATGGCGAACAGCAACTGGGCATCACCAGCGGCTTGATCCTGAGCTTCTTGCGTCACTTGAGTGAAGAACAAGCGCAGAAAACCCTGGACCAGGCCCTGCCGTTCCGCGATGCGTTTGTAGCGGTTGGCCTGGACAGCTCTGAAATGGGCCACCCACCGAGCAAGTTCCAGCGCGTATTCGATCGTGCACGTGGTGAAGGTTTCCTGACCGTTGCCCACGCCGGCGAAGAAGGCCCGCCCGAGTACATCTGGGAAGCCCTGGACCTGCTGAAAATCCAGCGAATCGACCATGGTGTTCGCGCCATCGAAGACGAGCGCCTGATGCAGCGGATCATCGACGAGCAGATTCCGCTGACCGTGTGCCCGTTGTCGAACACCAAACTCTGCGTGTTCGATCACATGTCGCAGCACAACATCCTCGACATGCTCGAGCGTGGCGTGAAGGTGACCGTGAATTCAGATGATCCAGCGTACTTCGGCGGCTACGTCACCGAGAACTTCCATGCACTGCATACCCATTTGGGCATGACACAGGACCAGGCAAAACGCTTGGCGCAGAACAGCCTGGACGCACGGTTGGTAAAACCGTAA
- a CDS encoding MerR family transcriptional regulator — translation MRIGELAQASAVSRDTLRFYEQRGLIAAQRSANGYRDYPADMVQLVQYIKTAQRLGFSLSEIGHSVAAIWQSPDPDSAVTQLLQDKLKLIEARMAELGALRDELQQRLGQQCPLNPRP, via the coding sequence ATGCGCATCGGTGAATTAGCCCAGGCCAGCGCCGTCAGCCGCGACACACTGCGTTTCTACGAGCAGCGCGGTTTGATCGCGGCTCAACGCAGCGCCAATGGGTATCGCGATTATCCGGCGGACATGGTGCAGCTGGTGCAATACATCAAGACCGCTCAACGGCTGGGCTTCAGCCTCAGCGAGATTGGCCACAGCGTCGCGGCAATCTGGCAGTCGCCCGATCCCGACAGCGCTGTCACGCAATTGCTGCAAGACAAACTCAAACTGATCGAAGCCCGAATGGCTGAACTCGGCGCGTTGCGCGATGAGTTGCAACAACGACTCGGGCAACAGTGTCCATTGAATCCACGACCCTGA